The DNA segment TGGGTTCCACAAAAATCGTGCGCCGTGGATCGCGCGTACTCATCATCCTTACCGGAGAGCCGGCGAACGTGACCCTGCTCGATATGGTACGGTTCGGGCTGGTGCAGGATGCGTTCAAGCAGCTACGGATAGTACCGGTCCTACTGTACGTCGATGACGATTTCGTTGGAAACACACCGGAAGCAAGATTACAACAGCTGGCGGAGCGATTACAGGTGTTCAAGCAGTTCGAGAGCTTCCCGGCGTACTATACCGTGTGTGGTTCTTCGCGGCACGTTGCCCTTACGTTTGACGGCGCCTTTTCACCGGCCGGTTTTGAGCAAGATGAAGCGCGACTGCTGCAGGTGTTGGATGCGGTCCGATCGGTTTCGTCCAAGCAGGATCTACTGGAGCAGGTGCGCAAACAAACGTATCGTCAAATCGGCCATGCCCTCCAGTGTGCCTACGTCTTCCTGTCCGACATTGGTGTCGATCTGGCCAAAACGCTACTCTCGAATGTGGCTCTTGGTCGTGGATGTTCCCTTGCGCAGGATGTAGCCTTCTGTGATGATCGCTATAATACGGTGAAGCTGGTACGACCAATACGCGACCTCAATCCGGACGAGGTTAGCAACTATTTGCAGTACAGCGAGCAACCATTGCTGTCCTACTCGcccgccaaacacttcgaggATAAGCCAAGCTTGCAGAATTTGACCGCCAAGTTTATCGACAATCTGATGCAAAGCTTCCCGTCGACGGTATCGACCGTGTACCGAACCGGTGATAAATTGGACGCACCGAAAGCAGCACGAAACGGTCCCGCCGTCGGCGATGGAACATCGGAACGGCAAGACGAAAGCGAGGATTTTCTTGCCCTGTTTGACAGAACGCTCACATTGGACGATCGGCCGTCGGGAGAGTGTTGCCGTTTCTGCGGTGCTGCCTTAGACTATCGAGGTTCGAAAACGCTGTTTGCTACCGAATATTCGCGCCTCGTTTCGTCCCGGATTAATGCCGCCTGCAGCCATGAGGATATTTTGCTAAAGTCCAAGCAAATGGAATTGGATGCGGAACGTGCGGTAAACGGTGAAGACGACCAGGGTGAAGAGCGCGTGCTTATGAAGCAGCTTTGCCATGGGTGTAGGAATATTTTTGaagatttaaattaataaatatgaGATGATCATATAATAAACGTACTATTttgaggaaaagaaaaaacattgGTTGATAGTCATTTTTAAGCTAGCAGATTGAGAATGTATCCTGAGGAAAACAGTGTTCAGGTTCCTAACGTAACTATGTTCAGGTTCCTAACGTGTGGTAGGCCGGTCTGGCTATCGCCAAAGTCGCCAACTGtttaaatcagttcaaaatgCTGGTAAAGTTAAATCCACAAAAACTCACCGTGAAGAAATCTATATTACACTGATAGTTACAAGTAATCTCTTCAAACGTATTTTGTGAAGAAAGCCGAGGATCACTCAATGGTTATGATAATGTTCAAATGTTTTAtagtttataaataaaacatcactAACAGTAAAAAAGTACAGTAGCAACAATGTTATCAAATTGCCGAGGTGGTGCTTCATTGGTGATGGTAAATATGCATTTACCCAACACAGGAGGTGACCAAGACGCACTAGATATTGATGAAGGTGCTCGCAACAAAGTATTTGAAGCCACACTGTAAGGGTTGCTGGAGTAATATGCCACTCTGAAGCAAAACCCTACCTTTCCTGATTTTCTATGACCAAAATCGCGTTTTGATCGAGAAAGAAGCAGTCAAGAGCGAACTAAAACATGGTCGATCTGAGAGTTATACAGCTCAGCATGCACGGAAAAGCTATAAATtaccaaaataaataaataaataaatcaaaaaattaattaattaacaacACCTCTTCGGTTTGGGTACatattgattttatcaaaacaaaccatttgtTAAAATTACCGCTCCGAAAAGGGATAAAAGTCCAAAAAcctttattttaaaatcagaTCTTCAAACCGCACATAAATGTTTCGATAAGTAGATAGACTTACTCGCATTTTAATCGAAAATGTTTTCAACTATGACCGGGCACATAATGCACTCAGTAGATCGGGTCAGAATGCACTAGTCAGTGCGTTTTCcccatggtggtggtgcgttgTTAGGAAAAACGTCCTGTCCGTCGTTTTAAACGTCCGtcgtttttaaaaaaaattaaaaccataTTAAGTGATAAAATCAACAATTGTTGACAAGTTTCATtaagaaacataaaatcaatgtTCCTTAAGTGGTGCGAATTACCCCAGAAGCCCCTATCTATCAAGCAAACAGAAACCATATGAAATATGCAACAATCTGGGCCAATTTCGAAGTGGACCACCCATCAAGAGATGAGTATAAGCataaacaaacagacacacggaATACAACAAAATCGAGGTGTTGATGAAAGGTCAGCTGCATCTACAAACACGAGAGACGAATGCAGTCGCGAGACTCAAAGTCTTTATAAAcaacacaaccaaccaaccttcTGCATATGCGATCGCGAATCAATAATTTGTTACAATCACCCGAGACATCTGTATGGACAACGTATTGCAGGTAATATTGGAGCATTGGTGGCGTGGTTAATAAATTAGAATGAGAATAATTGAGAAAAGATCCAAAGTTGATAATATTAAACCATTTTGTAAGATTTCAAAAACATCCAGAGCTTAATGGCTAGAAGGAAGTTgaggaaaatatttacatataCGATCAGAATATTGCAAAATTGATGTGAAGCAAACCTTTTGCGATAACCAGTGAGTAATTGTCATGGTTAATCGCCATTGAACCAAGCATTTGTCCATGGTGCGCTAGCAAAGAAACAAGTGAAGCTTGATTATGTTTTAACTCATAAACGACCTGATAAGGATTTAACGATTCCCATATCGGGTTACAAAATAACAGAAGTTTTGAAAACCATTAGACGTCACAAATTATGGAGATTTTTATAAGAACAATAACCTGCGACTTATGTGCATGGTATGACATACATGAGCATTGGTATTGTAGAACATAAACAAGAAAAAT comes from the Anopheles coluzzii chromosome 2, AcolN3, whole genome shotgun sequence genome and includes:
- the LOC120951152 gene encoding cytoplasmic tRNA 2-thiolation protein 2, with the translated sequence MCSIVEDDFGDEGGAHAMKEDTPQPELGGNELCRKCNTEQAVLKLNQKEPQCRVCFLNYVRHKFRASLGSTKIVRRGSRVLIILTGEPANVTLLDMVRFGLVQDAFKQLRIVPVLLYVDDDFVGNTPEARLQQLAERLQVFKQFESFPAYYTVCGSSRHVALTFDGAFSPAGFEQDEARLLQVLDAVRSVSSKQDLLEQVRKQTYRQIGHALQCAYVFLSDIGVDLAKTLLSNVALGRGCSLAQDVAFCDDRYNTVKLVRPIRDLNPDEVSNYLQYSEQPLLSYSPAKHFEDKPSLQNLTAKFIDNLMQSFPSTVSTVYRTGDKLDAPKAARNGPAVGDGTSERQDESEDFLALFDRTLTLDDRPSGECCRFCGAALDYRGSKTLFATEYSRLVSSRINAACSHEDILLKSKQMELDAERAVNGEDDQGEERVLMKQLCHGCRNIFEDLN